The following DNA comes from Metopolophium dirhodum isolate CAU chromosome 8, ASM1992520v1, whole genome shotgun sequence.
tgatattttagtcATTAATTTCCTTAAAAAGTCTGCTTCATTTTTAACACTAAacacaaatatttcaaacattttaagtacctagtaataaaatagtaaaaaattaatttaaatttacttttcagACTGGAAGAATGGTATTTCCATTGATggagttttaatagtttttgatgCCATCATTAATATCTCACGTAGTCTAGGAATACCTAGGGTAACATTCATCTCACCACGACCAGCAAAATGAAAAGTATTCAATGTCATTTGTGTAGATGGTTCACCTACAGATTGGGCAGCAATACAGCCTACTGGTTCACCAGCCGCAGCTGTGGCTGCCATAGCTTTGAGACGTATTGATTCTTTTGCAATTTGTTTGTCATTGTCATTCAATCCATtacttaaaaatcaaatattaaaatgtatagtaatatatttttcattaaaattataactgctTACttagtatcaaaatatttattaattgttgaatccattttttctgataataagCCATAGTGTCCTCCAGGATGAAAAGATGCACCCACTGGATCCGgtactttttgtattttttcagaataactatcaatgaataataaagttaaaagatataagtaataaaaaactatacaatataaaatataagaattatttgatatttttattcctCTTGAGATAGGAGTTATCGAGGttcgattttattttgaactatttaatacaagttgtttttataaaaacaaatttaattcttTTAAGGGATGGTTCAAATTTTAGTACTTACGACTTTTTAACATCTTCATTTATTTCATACCATTTATTGCACATTTTCATGTCTTGCACGCAAcgaccatttttaatttttggatgctttttatttttaactttaaaagtttgtttACACCAACTCAAAAATTCACTTTCtcgactaatattttttttaattttcattgcgGACTTGATTTCTTCTAACTTGTCATCAAGTTCTTTGTAACATTCatcatttcttatttttttaagagcttTGAAAGAGTTTACATTGCCAGCTAAGAAATCAAATTGCTTTTCTTTGAAAAAACTGCTTTTGGTAACTTCTAAACCATCTTCACCATACAAATACTGCACAATACTTCCATTGCTATCTCTAACAGTCATATCATAATTGACAATAAGACTTTCAAGATGTTTAACCAAGCAACGTTGTAAATAACCACTTCTACTTGTTTTAACAGCAGTATCAATAAGACCTTCACGCCCGGCCATGCAATGGAAGAAAAATTCTTGAGGTTGGATGCCAGTCATAAATCTACTGCCTATAAATCCTCCAGCTTTAGGTAGCGTATCAAATGGTGGGAAACTTGGTAAAGTCCGACCGGATATCATCATGGGTGGTCTTTTACCTTCCAACTCAATTTGCCCCAAACAACATGATATCTGTATAGTATTTACAGTAGATCCTTTTGCCCCCGATTGTACCATtagctgtaaattattatttgggaACGGCTGAAGTAATCCTTTGGGAATACAAGCTctagttattttattagtaaatggCTGTAgatgttttttgtaatttctatCAACTAGTACAGGGAAATGACTACTTTTGCTGTATGACTCAGCTAATTTAATGTTCATTGCATCTTCGCTCATATATTCAATACCAAGAGATTCCTGGGCAGCTAATGCTCCAGCAGTTTTAGATTCATCGATAGCAGTTTGACGTAAATGATCAGCTTTTTCAGTCACTAATATATCTTCTACACCTAAAGTAAAGGCATCGCATTGTAAatatacagtaaataatttactgaaTGCACTTAGTAGCTGTGCTGAATATTTTCCAccatataattcataaaaacaatGTACTAAACTGTAAGTAGACGCTCCTATATGATTTTTGTCTAGAATTCCTGATAATAAATTGCCATTCCGTACTATAAAATTGAATTCCGATAACAAATCTggatattcataattatttggaTTTCTCCAACATTTTTGTTCAAGTTTAGATTTTGACATTAGGTTTATGTATGTTTTTTGATTAAGAGGGGTCaggttaataattaatgttgaaataatttgtttaccaGACCATAACATTACTGGTTTGATGATCGCTGGTGGAACAGTCTTAATGGCACGATCAAATGAACTTAATGCTTGGTATACAAAATGCATATACTCCCTTCGAGTAAAAAAATGTCCTCTGACAGTCATTCTTACACTCGATATTATATGATCTTGTATAAGCCCACTTAATGGAGTGCCATCACGAGGTactaaatattgataaacaGCACTCGCTATTTCTTTAGCTTCACATTTTGCTAATTCACTTTGAGGTAAATGAGCATTCATTTCATCACCATCAAAATCAGCATTATATGCTTTACAATTAGCATAATGTAATCTTAATGTTTTTTCTCCTTTCAAAACTTTAACTCTATGTGCCATAATACTAGGTTTGTGTAAAGATGGCTGTCGATTAACAAGCATCATATCCCCATCAATAACATGCCTGTGAACAATTTGAGGACCTCTAGAATTTGGACCTTTGTAAAAAAGAGTTTTTGATAATGCTTCTCTGCGTGATTTATTTGTAGCAGATAACCATTTTACTATTCCTGCATCTGTTTCAATCATATTTGCACCTGGATAATGATTTGGGCCATTCAATACAACTCCATGTAATCCTTTATTGTTCCAGTCAGTAACAGCTACAggataagttaattttttagcaaattCCACAGGTATACCAATTTCATCAGTATCTAAATAAGGATCTGGTGTAATAACAGAACGTGCAAAATAATCAACACGTTTACCCATCATATTCTGACGAATAATAccagattttttttctaataattgttTCAATCCGATTCTTGGTGCTtgatctttattattataagatctAAACAAATTTCCATCCAGAAGAGCATCGACACACATTTGTAAATTATGCATACCAATTTGGACTTTTTCTATGCTGTCTTTTCCTTGACTTTCATTGACAAGTTCAGTTATTTCTGATGAAATTTCTTGACCTTCTTTTTGATCCTGTAATAaccatatatattgtataatcttAGCTTCTCGTAAAATAGACTTGTAAGTTGAATTCCTAGGGCTCTCTACTAGTTTTCCTTTAACCATTAAGTTAGGACGAAGATTAGAAGGGGTAACAAGTATTTCTGTCATAAAACAAGCATCTGTAggatattcaattttcaaaccaGCCAAGACTGGCAATAAAgcacttataaaatgtttttctttgatCCACAGTTGTCTCATATGTTCTCTTATGTCTGCTGGGAACAAATATTCTTtacttttcttttctttttttgatttacTTGCTTGAGAAATAGTTATTGTTGAAAATGATTTAGAAATAGTTGAAAGTGGTTGTTTACAATGCATGCATCCAGTCCGTCGAGCAACCTATACAAGAAAGGATTGTAATGAGCAATAGTTTTGTAGatagtgaaattattttataataaaatacaaaggttcataatttaaaaaacaatttaaattcaaatttactcACTTGGTTAATAGTTTCAGCTATAAAAGTTTGTCGAATTTCATCAGCACATTTCACATAAGATCCATTATTTTCTTGTAAacgttctttta
Coding sequences within:
- the LOC132951011 gene encoding DNA-directed RNA polymerase I subunit RPA1 isoform X1, whose protein sequence is MFYHDFYNVDPFKPISMEFNTFSSDEVKKLSVARIDSLISFTPLGEPVQGGLYDSRLGTINMNSGKCSTCNQNSVLCSGHFGHIELPCPVINPIFTSAVIHILKISCLSCYCILLPRETTILLAAQLKLLDNGQLTFAHELTTEINGLCEDDERNLSVDELETFISIYLKERLQENNGSYVKCADEIRQTFIAETINQVARRTGCMHCKQPLSTISKSFSTITISQASKSKKEKKSKEYLFPADIREHMRQLWIKEKHFISALLPVLAGLKIEYPTDACFMTEILVTPSNLRPNLMVKGKLVESPRNSTYKSILREAKIIQYIWLLQDQKEGQEISSEITELVNESQGKDSIEKVQIGMHNLQMCVDALLDGNLFRSYNNKDQAPRIGLKQLLEKKSGIIRQNMMGKRVDYFARSVITPDPYLDTDEIGIPVEFAKKLTYPVAVTDWNNKGLHGVVLNGPNHYPGANMIETDAGIVKWLSATNKSRREALSKTLFYKGPNSRGPQIVHRHVIDGDMMLVNRQPSLHKPSIMAHRVKVLKGEKTLRLHYANCKAYNADFDGDEMNAHLPQSELAKCEAKEIASAVYQYLVPRDGTPLSGLIQDHIISSVRMTVRGHFFTRREYMHFVYQALSSFDRAIKTVPPAIIKPVMLWSGKQIISTLIINLTPLNQKTYINLMSKSKLEQKCWRNPNNYEYPDLLSEFNFIVRNGNLLSGILDKNHIGASTYSLVHCFYELYGGKYSAQLLSAFSKLFTVYLQCDAFTLGVEDILVTEKADHLRQTAIDESKTAGALAAQESLGIEYMSEDAMNIKLAESYSKSSHFPVLVDRNYKKHLQPFTNKITRACIPKGLLQPFPNNNLQLMVQSGAKGSTVNTIQISCCLGQIELEGKRPPMMISGRTLPSFPPFDTLPKAGGFIGSRFMTGIQPQEFFFHCMAGREGLIDTAVKTSRSGYLQRCLVKHLESLIVNYDMTVRDSNGSIVQYLYGEDGLEVTKSSFFKEKQFDFLAGNVNSFKALKKIRNDECYKELDDKLEEIKSAMKIKKNISRESEFLSWCKQTFKVKNKKHPKIKNGRCVQDMKMCNKWYEINEDVKKSYSEKIQKVPDPVGASFHPGGHYGLLSEKMDSTINKYFDTNNGLNDNDKQIAKESIRLKAMAATAAAGEPVGCIAAQSVGEPSTQMTLNTFHFAGRGEMNVTLGIPRLREILMMASKTIKTPSMEIPFFQSENVKNEADFLRKLMTKISLKDVLSKVQVREKVVLNPIRRMCYDLTLHLLPHRCYESTTHVTPKAVMRFIKNSFSESLKKMFVKNLSKNFSGELISEQTKNAIKINREKNNDNDEDALLDESEPQETKAKNQVDSDSESEAGEFDSAAMKRKAQTEEYDYEKDEDDPMSDEEAEMNEKQSECDDSPNLESQPMKIKHNTSDSEINIDDDNFEDDNIEDFINNKDYSQIVIDVKCGKKPYTFANIQVSIPLEFKRIDLTGLIKDLMGRVIIHEIPGINRAILTEEDDKIILKTEGSRGVAELFRFANILDLNSLYCNDIQMMLNTYGIEAANRVIIKEVKNVFKVYGINVDTRHLSLIADYMTYDGKYKALNRVGMNGCPSPLQQMSFESTLNYLKKSTVRGLKDNLVSPSSTLIIGQQAQIGSGLVKLLWQ
- the LOC132951011 gene encoding DNA-directed RNA polymerase I subunit RPA1 isoform X2 gives rise to the protein MFYHDFYNVDPFKPISMEFNTFSSDEVKKLSVARIDSLISFTPLGEPVQGGLYDSRLGTINMNSGKCSTCNQNSVLCSGHFGHIELPCPVINPIFTSAVIHILKISCLSCYCILLPRETTILLAAQLKLLDNGQLTFAHELTTEINGLCEDDERNLSVDELETFISIYLKERLQENNGSYVKCADEIRQTFIAETINQVARRTGCMHCKQPLSTISKSFSTITISQASKSKKEKKSKEYLFPADIREHMRQLWIKEKHFISALLPVLAGLKIEYPTDACFMTEILVTPSNLRPNLMVKGKLVESPRNSTYKSILREAKIIQYIWLLQDQKEGQEISSEITELVNESQGKDSIEKVQIGMHNLQMCVDALLDGNLFRSYNNKDQAPRIGLKQLLEKKSGIIRQNMMGKRVDYFARSVITPDPYLDTDEIGIPVEFAKKLTYPVAVTDWNNKGLHGVVLNGPNHYPGANMIETDAGIVKWLSATNKSRREALSKTLFYKGPNSRGPQIVHRHVIDGDMMLVNRQPSLHKPSIMAHRVKVLKGEKTLRLHYANCKAYNADFDGDEMNAHLPQSELAKCEAKEIASAVYQYLVPRDGTPLSGLIQDHIISSVRMTVRGHFFTRREYMHFVYQALSSFDRAIKTVPPAIIKPVMLWSGKQIISTLIINLTPLNQKTYINLMSKSKLEQKCWRNPNNYEYPDLLSEFNFIVRNGNLLSGILDKNHIGASTYSLVHCFYELYGGKYSAQLLSAFSKLFTVYLQCDAFTLGVEDILVTEKADHLRQTAIDESKTAGALAAQESLGIEYMSEDAMNIKLAESYSKSSHFPVLVDRNYKKHLQPFTNKITRACIPKGLLQPFPNNNLQLMVQSGAKGSTVNTIQISCCLGQIELEGKRPPMMISGRTLPSFPPFDTLPKAGGFIGSRFMTGIQPQEFFFHCMAGREGLIDTAVKTSRSGYLQRCLVKHLESLIVNYDMTVRDSNGSIVQYLYGEDGLEVTKSSFFKEKQFDFLAGNVNSFKALKKIRNDECYKELDDKLEEIKSAMKIKKNISRESEFLSWCKQTFKVKNKKHPKIKNGRCVQDMKMCNKWYEINEDVKKSYSEKIQKVPDPVGASFHPGGHYGLLSEKMDSTINKYFDTNNGLNDNDKQIAKESIRLKAMAATAAAGEPVGCIAAQSVGEPSTQMTLNTFHFAGRGEMNVTLGIPRLREILMMASKTIKTPSMEIPFFQSENVKNEADFLRKLMTKISLKDVLSKVQVREKVVLNPIRRMCYDLTLHLLPHRCYESTTHVTPKAVMRFIKNSFSESLKKMFVKNLSKNFSGELISEQTKNAIKINREKNNDNDEDALLDESEPQETKAKNQVDSDSESEAGEFDSAAMKRKAQTEEYDYEKDEDDPMSDEEAEMNEKQSECDDSPNLESQPMKIKHNTSDSEINIDDDNFEDDNIEDFINNKDYSQIVIDVNFKLL